Proteins co-encoded in one Aspergillus flavus chromosome 2, complete sequence genomic window:
- a CDS encoding Mss4-like protein, producing the protein MAEDMPTGGDPFPNPISGTTDEASWKHRPPYKVQTDEEFGPVKWTGRCQCGQVEYKINREKPLKSKYCHCRGCQVLHGAPFQWATIFHKSDITFTKGADGLAFYSSTEKSREYMNPTKVSCSFCRTPIMDEGRNVCLLFPASIDYGETHEKREKWIKAFEVECHIFYSRRAVEIPDGKPKWSELDDSSELLDDSGNHKKGES; encoded by the exons ATGGCAGAAGATATGCCGACTGGGGGTGATCCCTTTCCGAACCCCATCTCCGGTACTACCGACGAAGCCAGCTGGAAGCATCGCCCGCCATACAAGGTCCAAACAGACGAAGAATTCGGTCCCGTTAAGTGGACCGGAAGGTGCCAATGCGGACAGGTAGAGTACAAAATAAATCGAGAGAAGCCATTAAAGTCAAAGTACTGCCATTGTCGGGGATGTCAAGTATTGCACG GTGCCCCGTTCCAATGGGCCACTATATTCCACAAGTCCGACATAACTTTCACCAAAGGTGCTGATGGCTTAGCCTTCTATTCCTCGACGGAGAAGTCGAGAGAGTATATGAATCCGACGAAAGTGTCGTGTTCGTTCTGTCGGACTCCGATTATGGATGAGGGACGCAACGTTTGTCTTCTATTTCCTGCGTCTATTGATTATGGGGAGACGCatgagaaaagagagaagtgGATTAAAGCATTCGAAGTAGA GTGCCATATTTTCTACAGCCGACGAGCTGTCGAGATTCCAGATGGAAAGCCGAAATGGTCCGAGTTGGATGATAGTAGCGAGCTATTGGATGATTCGGGTAACCATAAGAAGGGTGAATCATGA